In a single window of the Lebetimonas sp. JH292 genome:
- a CDS encoding fumarylacetoacetate hydrolase family protein yields the protein MIIKEQHYEGEISFLIQNKKIVGVGFGFDLTLREIQSRLKQKGLPWERAKAFKNAAVFSDFVEIDETENLEIEVYKNGKLVQKGDVSLMIYKPDFLVKDIDKIFGLADGDIIMSGTPKGVGGVEKGDKFTVRILKNKKVLIEKEFTCI from the coding sequence TTGATTATAAAGGAACAGCATTATGAGGGGGAAATTTCTTTTTTAATTCAAAATAAAAAAATAGTGGGTGTCGGTTTTGGTTTTGATTTAACTCTTAGAGAAATTCAAAGCAGACTTAAACAAAAAGGACTTCCATGGGAGAGGGCAAAAGCGTTTAAAAATGCCGCAGTTTTTAGTGATTTCGTTGAAATTGATGAAACTGAAAATTTGGAAATAGAGGTTTATAAAAATGGAAAATTAGTCCAAAAAGGCGATGTTTCTTTAATGATTTATAAGCCGGATTTTTTAGTTAAAGATATTGATAAAATTTTTGGGCTTGCAGATGGAGACATTATAATGAGCGGAACGCCAAAAGGCGTCGGAGGGGTAGAAAAAGGAGATAAATTTACAGTAAGAATTTTAAAAAACAAAAAGGTTTTGATTGAAAAAGAATTTACCTGTATCTGA
- a CDS encoding CHASE4 domain-containing protein — protein sequence MNIYQKLLKYYIFYVFISILLIVGFFSYSYHNLFNNFTEDYVQEKLSQVDFIVKKEKSFLEKIANDWAEWDDAYNFIQNRNNEFIKSNFGGGDTLLNLGIDGMVFLDKNLNLVYGRAVKNNKEIILKKLPLFNYKKNGFAVYLLNNKIYFVYITDITNTNETKKNGKLVVYEILSKKIFEKNGFVVNIVIKNKNRLYNIKNKNLIIYYPINKKIILALSIDYSKKLLIFEKYFLKMFLAEIIVLILLFIFGLIFLKKIINDIDFVFNTLVKGLDDIKELEKVTKYKYFLKEFEKIASVFEKLYKKLYNYEEIYKILDEYAPFGVAIYRKNLLYANKILLNILNILIK from the coding sequence ATGAATATTTACCAAAAGCTGCTAAAGTATTATATTTTTTATGTATTTATTTCCATTTTATTGATTGTCGGGTTTTTTTCATATTCTTACCATAATTTGTTTAATAATTTTACTGAAGATTATGTTCAGGAAAAATTATCCCAGGTTGATTTTATTGTAAAAAAAGAAAAAAGTTTTTTAGAAAAGATTGCAAACGATTGGGCCGAGTGGGATGATGCATATAATTTTATACAAAATAGAAACAATGAGTTTATCAAATCAAATTTCGGTGGAGGAGATACATTATTAAATCTTGGAATTGATGGCATGGTGTTTTTGGATAAAAATTTAAATTTAGTATACGGCAGAGCTGTAAAAAACAATAAAGAGATAATTTTAAAAAAACTTCCTCTTTTTAACTATAAAAAAAATGGATTTGCTGTTTATTTATTAAATAATAAGATATATTTTGTTTATATCACAGATATTACAAATACTAATGAGACTAAAAAAAACGGTAAATTAGTAGTTTATGAAATTTTAAGCAAAAAAATTTTTGAAAAAAACGGATTTGTTGTTAATATTGTAATAAAAAATAAAAATAGACTATATAACATTAAAAACAAGAATTTAATTATTTATTATCCCATAAATAAAAAAATAATTTTGGCTCTTTCTATTGATTACAGTAAAAAACTGTTGATTTTTGAAAAATATTTTTTAAAAATGTTTTTAGCTGAGATAATAGTTTTAATTTTATTATTTATTTTTGGATTGATTTTTCTTAAAAAGATAATTAATGATATTGATTTTGTCTTTAATACTTTAGTTAAAGGATTAGATGATATCAAAGAATTGGAAAAAGTTACAAAGTATAAATATTTTTTAAAAGAATTTGAAAAAATTGCCTCTGTTTTTGAAAAATTATATAAAAAACTTTATAACTATGAAGAAATATATAAAATTTTGGATGAATATGCACCTTTTGGTGTGGCTATTTATAGAAAAAATCTGCTTTATGCCAATAAAATTTTATTAAATATTTTAAATATTTTAATAAAATAA
- a CDS encoding transposase, with amino-acid sequence MLKAEIEEFVENNDISKNGYYSKTVRSDSGEIRLNIPRDRKSEFEPQIVKKGQRTISRTEDEIIAMYARGMSLRDIEKQVKEMYDVEMSDSLISRIVDKITPGII; translated from the coding sequence ATGCTAAAAGCAGAGATTGAAGAGTTCGTAGAGAATAATGATATTTCAAAGAATGGTTATTACTCAAAAACAGTTCGTAGTGACAGTGGAGAGATTAGGTTAAATATTCCAAGAGACAGAAAGAGTGAATTTGAGCCTCAAATAGTAAAAAAAGGCCAAAGGACTATCAGTAGGACAGAAGATGAGATAATAGCAATGTATGCGAGAGGGATGAGTTTAAGAGATATAGAAAAACAGGTAAAAGAGATGTATGATGTAGAAATGAGTGATAGCTTAATTTCAAGAATAGTAGATAAAATTACTCCTGGAATAATTTAA
- a CDS encoding 7-carboxy-7-deazaguanine synthase QueE encodes MKKNLPVSEIFRSIQGEGKYAGRVSIFLRLGGCNLKCPGFGEKGCDSYYAVNKKYEKEWKKIDIDEIINRINSLKQKNEDLVITGGEPILYYKQIYPLVENYGGNITVETNATINIDFEKYPRYKDVVFAMSVKLSNSGEMYDKRVKKEAIKNIAKNAKKSFFKFVVDKNNLEKLKKEIFDITEGINLDIYCMPMGESKEKLENNAKSVFEFCLKNNFCYSDRLHIRIFGKKKGV; translated from the coding sequence TTGAAAAAGAATTTACCTGTATCTGAAATATTCCGCTCCATTCAGGGCGAGGGAAAATATGCCGGAAGAGTAAGTATCTTTTTAAGACTAGGGGGATGCAACCTTAAGTGTCCGGGATTTGGTGAAAAGGGGTGTGACAGTTATTATGCCGTTAATAAAAAATACGAAAAAGAATGGAAAAAGATTGATATTGACGAAATAATAAACAGAATAAATTCTTTAAAACAAAAAAATGAAGATTTGGTGATTACAGGCGGCGAGCCTATTCTTTATTATAAACAGATTTACCCTTTGGTAGAAAATTACGGAGGAAATATTACCGTTGAAACAAATGCCACTATTAATATAGATTTTGAAAAATATCCAAGATATAAAGATGTTGTTTTTGCTATGAGTGTTAAATTATCTAACAGCGGGGAAATGTATGATAAAAGAGTAAAAAAAGAGGCTATAAAAAATATTGCAAAAAACGCAAAAAAAAGTTTTTTTAAATTTGTTGTGGATAAAAACAATTTAGAAAAATTAAAGAAAGAAATTTTTGATATAACCGAAGGAATAAATTTGGATATTTACTGTATGCCTATGGGAGAAAGTAAAGAAAAGCTTGAAAATAATGCAAAAAGCGTATTTGAATTTTGTCTGAAAAACAATTTTTGCTATTCCGACAGGCTTCATATCAGAATTTTTGGTAAAAAAAAGGGAGTTTGA
- a CDS encoding NifB/NifX family molybdenum-iron cluster-binding protein, with translation MRIVIPTNTPDGLMAKRGAHFGRAPFYVMVDIENGKIKDVDFAQNSGHGDGACDNAVSNIKNLGADALIVAGIGPRPFEGFINEGIDVYYDDSTNTVEEAINRFLEGKTQKMSLDKSCSHHRF, from the coding sequence ATGAGAATAGTAATTCCTACAAATACTCCTGACGGATTAATGGCTAAAAGAGGGGCGCATTTTGGAAGAGCGCCTTTTTATGTAATGGTTGATATTGAAAATGGAAAAATAAAAGATGTTGATTTTGCTCAAAATTCAGGCCATGGTGATGGGGCATGTGATAATGCCGTTAGCAATATTAAAAATCTCGGAGCTGATGCTTTGATTGTTGCGGGAATTGGTCCAAGGCCATTTGAAGGATTTATAAATGAAGGAATAGATGTATATTATGATGATTCTACAAATACGGTAGAAGAGGCAATAAACAGATTTTTAGAAGGTAAAACCCAAAAAATGAGTTTGGATAAATCCTGTTCCCATCACAGATTTTAA
- a CDS encoding 6-carboxytetrahydropterin synthase, with protein sequence MIIRKLFKFENAHIVRNCTSRRCSRSIHGHSYKVEILLESNFLDNGGMVYDFGLMKTTIKELIDSFDHAITLWKYDNSEYIEFAKKFSERWIILPVNPSAEQFSRVFFLMVDRVLGLTVFRNNEKNIKVNSVIVHETDTGYARCFREDAYNIENMGEINLKEIIFSDQIKKEWSDYYMWDKIIKGENFINPKPLKN encoded by the coding sequence ATGATTATTAGAAAACTTTTTAAATTTGAAAATGCACATATTGTAAGAAACTGTACAAGCAGACGTTGCAGCCGCTCAATTCACGGGCACAGCTATAAAGTGGAAATTTTGCTTGAATCAAATTTTTTGGATAACGGAGGGATGGTATATGATTTCGGTCTTATGAAAACTACTATTAAAGAATTAATAGACAGTTTTGACCATGCCATAACATTATGGAAATATGATAACTCCGAATATATTGAATTTGCTAAAAAATTTAGCGAAAGATGGATAATATTGCCCGTAAATCCATCTGCCGAACAGTTTAGCAGGGTATTCTTTTTAATGGTTGATAGAGTTTTAGGTTTAACTGTGTTTCGAAACAATGAAAAAAACATAAAAGTTAATTCTGTAATAGTCCACGAAACGGATACGGGATATGCCCGGTGTTTTAGGGAAGATGCGTATAATATTGAAAATATGGGAGAAATTAATTTAAAAGAGATTATTTTCAGCGATCAGATAAAAAAGGAATGGAGTGATTATTATATGTGGGATAAAATTATTAAAGGTGAGAACTTTATTAATCCAAAGCCTCTTAAAAATTGA
- a CDS encoding NifB/NifX family molybdenum-iron cluster-binding protein: MKIAVPVEGENLEIVTRTGRAPYFAIFEYEGNNFKLLSLNENTHAKEEHEHEEGHQEEHSEDEVAHHHKHVKASKVDGCDYIVVRAVGPNMKDALNLEGIKIIRVRKNAGENALEILENIKGELK; the protein is encoded by the coding sequence ATGAAAATAGCAGTTCCGGTAGAGGGTGAAAATTTAGAAATTGTAACAAGAACGGGCAGGGCACCGTATTTTGCAATATTTGAATATGAAGGAAATAATTTTAAATTACTTTCTTTAAATGAAAACACTCACGCAAAAGAAGAGCACGAACATGAAGAAGGGCATCAGGAGGAACACAGCGAAGATGAAGTTGCCCATCATCACAAACATGTAAAAGCATCAAAAGTTGACGGGTGTGATTATATTGTTGTAAGAGCGGTCGGACCGAATATGAAAGATGCTTTAAATCTTGAGGGAATTAAAATAATTCGAGTAAGAAAAAATGCAGGAGAAAATGCATTAGAAATTTTAGAAAATATAAAAGGAGAATTAAAATGA
- a CDS encoding fumarylacetoacetate hydrolase family protein, with protein MKTIKFENQKITPCKIVCVGRNYVEHIKELNNEIPSEPVYFIKPNCSIGCELKIVDYKGTAL; from the coding sequence ATGAAAACAATTAAATTTGAAAATCAAAAAATAACTCCCTGCAAAATTGTGTGTGTTGGTAGAAATTATGTAGAGCATATAAAAGAGCTTAATAATGAAATTCCAAGTGAGCCTGTTTATTTTATAAAGCCTAATTGTTCGATAGGTTGTGAGTTGAAAATAGTTGATTATAAAGGAACAGCATTATGA